In Aliivibrio wodanis, a genomic segment contains:
- a CDS encoding putative exported protein, giving the protein MKPTFAKLSLLSTLLLAANVHAIETDFYGEMGIGGRTFFDGDDKGRYSDGTYIEGGLAIEEGNWFGLIYGEGWTVQADDEGNAWATGHGWGGFEGGINRFYAGYRTDAGTEFIAGRIDSSLDDIQWWGDATPENGYTLPNTRDVNVGIKIRNEVGGLRYSVSAAPESDFSEDDALVNFGKYDEYTNKYSYAAFVNGYVQYDIAEDLTLLGGAEFTDGDGEMYLIGAEYKTLSARVWHHTDQGNDISEGTETGIMTSAYYEVAKGVYLSAAYNYANTKLDTAEDETTSYINGGVWYEYADGKFATAIDTKFFMGNDTTESDNEIFIMQYYYW; this is encoded by the coding sequence ATGAAACCTACTTTTGCAAAGCTGTCATTACTTTCAACTCTACTTTTAGCAGCTAATGTTCACGCTATTGAAACCGACTTTTACGGTGAAATGGGAATTGGTGGTCGTACCTTCTTTGATGGTGACGATAAAGGCCGTTATAGCGATGGTACTTATATTGAAGGAGGCCTTGCTATTGAAGAAGGCAACTGGTTTGGTCTAATTTACGGCGAAGGCTGGACAGTACAAGCCGATGACGAAGGCAATGCTTGGGCTACTGGCCACGGTTGGGGAGGTTTTGAAGGAGGCATTAACCGATTTTATGCTGGTTATAGAACCGATGCAGGAACGGAATTTATTGCTGGTCGTATTGACTCTTCTTTAGATGATATTCAATGGTGGGGAGATGCAACACCAGAAAATGGTTACACCTTACCTAACACACGAGATGTAAATGTAGGCATTAAGATCCGTAATGAAGTTGGGGGACTTCGTTACAGTGTTTCTGCTGCTCCTGAGTCTGATTTCTCTGAAGATGATGCATTAGTTAACTTTGGTAAATATGATGAATACACGAATAAATACAGCTATGCCGCCTTTGTAAATGGTTATGTTCAGTATGATATTGCCGAGGATTTAACGTTGCTTGGTGGTGCAGAGTTTACCGATGGCGATGGTGAGATGTACTTAATCGGGGCGGAATATAAAACCTTATCTGCTCGAGTTTGGCATCATACTGATCAAGGTAATGACATTAGTGAAGGTACAGAAACCGGCATCATGACCAGTGCTTATTATGAAGTGGCTAAAGGCGTTTACCTTTCTGCTGCATACAACTATGCCAATACTAAACTTGATACTGCCGAAGATGAAACGACCTCTTACATCAATGGTGGTGTTTGGTATGAATACGCCGATGGTAAATTTGCCACAGCCATTGATACTAAATTCTTTATGGGTAACGACACTACAGAGTCAGATAACGAAATATTTATCATGCAGTACTATTACTGGTAA
- a CDS encoding amino acid permease — MSDSLRGTIGKFALLSMTMAAVFNVRNIVNNNIELGLSSAPIFLFATLVYFIPFVFIIAEFVSANKNSESGMYDWLKQPLGTKMAYLGSFLYWFVNLFWFVSLLPNVIAYASYAMLGYEYAFSPIVTSVISIVLFAAATHISTKGASWLGKIAEMVAYGVFALFAVYVIGALMALSGDHTPVEPITLEAMTPTINWATLGIMCWIFQAAGGAETAAAYLKDVKGGQKTFIKVIIAAGILIGAMYAVGSLLVNVFVARDSLTYAGGMVEIFTGMAQYFNVSESLVGRFVGIVLFIAMFGSMMMWTAAPVKIHFSEIPQGVYGEKTTELNEHGVPVRAAWWQFAFVVVMLVVNGFGSESVQDMMNTAINLTAGTAMLPPIFIMVAYFVFRLKHDDTPRDFRMGSRKVGMGVVSVLITIFVVSMTASAFPTGVDLVEAFFINVFMTMVFSALAYWWISRFEKKQEKAAELKTASAK; from the coding sequence ATGTCTGATTCTTTACGAGGGACAATTGGCAAGTTTGCCTTACTGTCGATGACAATGGCGGCGGTATTTAACGTTCGTAACATTGTTAATAACAACATCGAGCTGGGACTAAGTTCTGCACCCATCTTTTTATTCGCTACTTTAGTCTACTTCATCCCATTCGTATTCATTATTGCTGAATTTGTATCAGCAAACAAAAACTCAGAATCAGGTATGTACGATTGGTTAAAACAACCTCTTGGCACTAAGATGGCTTATTTAGGTTCTTTCCTTTACTGGTTTGTAAATCTATTCTGGTTCGTCTCTCTACTTCCTAACGTAATTGCTTATGCCTCTTATGCAATGTTAGGTTATGAATACGCCTTCTCTCCTATTGTCACCTCAGTTATCTCTATTGTTTTATTTGCAGCTGCGACGCATATTTCAACCAAAGGTGCATCATGGCTAGGCAAAATCGCAGAGATGGTTGCTTATGGTGTATTTGCTCTGTTTGCAGTGTATGTTATCGGCGCGCTAATGGCGCTTAGTGGCGACCACACACCTGTTGAACCAATCACACTAGAAGCAATGACTCCAACCATTAACTGGGCAACGCTAGGTATTATGTGTTGGATCTTCCAAGCAGCCGGTGGTGCAGAAACTGCCGCAGCTTATTTGAAAGATGTGAAAGGCGGTCAAAAGACGTTTATTAAAGTTATCATTGCCGCAGGTATCCTAATTGGTGCTATGTATGCTGTTGGTTCTTTACTTGTAAACGTGTTTGTTGCTCGTGATTCTCTAACCTACGCTGGTGGTATGGTTGAAATCTTTACGGGTATGGCTCAATACTTCAACGTGTCTGAATCATTAGTTGGTCGCTTTGTTGGTATCGTTCTTTTCATCGCAATGTTCGGTTCGATGATGATGTGGACTGCAGCGCCAGTTAAAATTCACTTCTCTGAAATCCCTCAAGGTGTTTACGGTGAGAAAACAACAGAACTAAACGAGCACGGTGTTCCTGTTCGCGCAGCATGGTGGCAGTTTGCTTTCGTAGTTGTGATGCTAGTTGTAAATGGCTTTGGCTCTGAATCTGTACAAGACATGATGAATACAGCAATTAACTTAACGGCTGGTACGGCAATGCTACCACCTATCTTTATTATGGTTGCTTACTTTGTTTTCCGTCTAAAGCACGATGATACTCCTCGTGATTTCCGTATGGGCTCACGTAAAGTAGGTATGGGTGTGGTATCGGTTCTTATTACTATTTTTGTAGTAAGCATGACGGCATCAGCTTTCCCAACGGGTGTTGACTTAGTAGAAGCCTTCTTCATCAATGTATTTATGACAATGGTATTCTCTGCACTTGCATACTGGTGGATCTCTCGCTTTGAAAAGAAGCAAGAAAAAGCAGCTGAACTAAAAACAGCATCGGCAAAATAA
- a CDS encoding amino acid permease yields the protein MSTSTRGTIGKFALLSMTFAAVYSFNNIINNNIEIGLSSAPMFFLATLFYFVPFCLIVAEFVSLNKNSEAGVYAWVKSSLGGRWAFITAYTYWFVNLFFFTSLLPRIIAYASYAFLGFEYIFTPLTTAVLSTLLFAVATHVSNNGAKLLGPITSLTSSLMLLLTLSYILLSGGALIGGIEPADPITIEAMTPSFNWAFLGVITWIFMAAGGAESVAVYVNDIKGGHKSFVKVIIIAGIFIGALYSVGSVLANVFVSREELKFTGGSVQVFEGLARHFGLSEIIMNRFVGIVSFTAMLGSLLMWTATPVKIFFSEIPKGIFGEKTVALNKQGVPVRAAWIQFLIVIPLMFIPTLASDTVQDLMSTIINMTAAASMLPPLFIMIAYLNLRIKLDHLERDFRMGSRLTGITVVSILIGIFTVGFFASTFPTGADIMTIIFYNVGGIVIFLGYAWWKYSKYEKSLSKEERIEEAKPAVQ from the coding sequence ATGTCTACATCAACTCGTGGCACGATAGGCAAGTTCGCCTTACTGTCTATGACTTTTGCTGCAGTTTATAGTTTCAATAATATCATCAATAATAATATTGAGATCGGGCTATCCTCTGCACCTATGTTCTTCCTTGCAACCCTGTTCTATTTTGTTCCATTCTGTTTAATCGTTGCCGAATTTGTATCTCTTAATAAAAATTCTGAAGCCGGTGTTTATGCATGGGTAAAAAGTTCACTCGGTGGTCGCTGGGCATTTATTACCGCGTATACTTATTGGTTTGTTAACCTATTCTTCTTCACCTCTTTACTACCAAGAATCATTGCTTATGCGTCTTATGCGTTCTTAGGGTTCGAGTACATATTTACACCATTAACCACAGCGGTATTAAGTACCCTACTGTTTGCGGTAGCTACTCATGTATCAAACAATGGTGCGAAATTACTAGGTCCAATTACCTCTTTAACCTCATCATTAATGCTTCTGCTTACTCTGTCTTACATTTTATTATCAGGCGGCGCGTTAATTGGCGGTATTGAGCCAGCAGACCCAATCACTATTGAAGCAATGACTCCATCATTTAACTGGGCGTTCCTTGGTGTAATTACGTGGATCTTCATGGCTGCGGGTGGTGCAGAATCAGTTGCTGTTTATGTAAACGACATCAAAGGCGGTCACAAATCTTTCGTTAAAGTGATCATCATTGCAGGTATCTTTATCGGCGCACTTTACTCAGTTGGTTCAGTGCTTGCGAACGTATTCGTCTCTCGCGAAGAATTGAAATTTACGGGTGGCTCAGTACAAGTATTTGAAGGGCTAGCAAGACACTTTGGTTTATCTGAAATCATCATGAACCGCTTTGTTGGTATCGTATCATTCACTGCTATGCTTGGTTCGCTACTAATGTGGACAGCAACGCCGGTTAAGATCTTCTTCTCTGAAATTCCAAAAGGTATTTTTGGTGAAAAAACAGTAGCACTAAACAAACAAGGTGTTCCGGTACGAGCTGCATGGATTCAGTTCTTAATCGTTATTCCACTAATGTTCATTCCTACATTAGCGTCTGATACGGTACAAGATTTAATGAGCACCATCATTAACATGACTGCGGCAGCCTCTATGCTTCCACCACTGTTCATCATGATTGCGTACTTAAACTTACGTATAAAATTGGATCACCTAGAGCGTGACTTTAGAATGGGCTCTCGCCTTACTGGTATCACTGTGGTTTCAATTCTGATTGGTATTTTCACGGTTGGTTTCTTTGCGTCAACCTTCCCAACAGGTGCTGATATCATGACGATTATCTTCTACAACGTCGGTGGTATTGTTATCTTCCTTGGTTATGCATGGTGGAAATACAGCAAGTACGAAAAATCATTATCTAAAGAAGAACGAATTGAAGAAGCAAAACCTGCTGTTCAATAA
- the ebgC gene encoding beta-galactosidase, subunit beta gives MIILDNLEQFKVVYRDGRKWNRCVEAIENIGNLRDGIMYSIGDSLVYMIEDGVAKNTESFVGNRRYFDIHYYLEGRETVEVANKSELESVQAYSDETDREHLNGNGQTHQLCEGQVAVFDNSKAYKFHGDSRVRKVVLKVTIEDGYFLNK, from the coding sequence ATGATCATTTTAGACAACCTAGAACAATTTAAAGTGGTATATCGTGACGGCCGTAAATGGAACCGTTGTGTAGAAGCGATTGAAAACATTGGTAATCTACGTGATGGGATCATGTATTCAATTGGTGATTCTCTGGTGTACATGATTGAAGATGGCGTGGCTAAAAACACAGAAAGCTTTGTTGGCAACCGCCGATACTTTGATATTCATTACTACCTAGAAGGCCGTGAAACGGTTGAGGTCGCGAATAAGTCTGAACTAGAAAGCGTGCAAGCGTATTCCGATGAAACGGATCGTGAACACCTAAATGGCAACGGTCAAACACATCAACTTTGTGAAGGCCAAGTCGCAGTGTTTGATAACAGTAAAGCCTACAAATTCCATGGCGATAGTCGTGTTCGTAAAGTGGTTCTAAAAGTCACTATCGAAGATGGCTATTTCCTGAATAAGTAA
- the ebgA gene encoding beta-galactosidase, subunit alpha, which yields MNNWENFFRLNENRMAPRAYFFSYDSVQSAKTFQRELSSHYQLLSGQWNFNFFTNPLLVPGEFYSEHMSDWGNITVPNMWQMEGHGDLQYTDEGFPFPIDVPFVPSDNPTGAYQRTFTLGETWNNKQTIIKFDGVETYFEVYVNGSYVGFSKGSRLTAEFDISEFAQQGENLLSVRVMQWADSTYIEDQDMWWTGGIFRDVYLVGKEQVHIQDITIRTDFDANYQSATLSCKAELENLTSSSVSNYSLDYALFDGKTVVSEGIVNSLSFDANHNVDIKIDMENPTHWTAENPYLYQLVLTLKDESGKTLEIIPSRVGFRDIKVRDGLFYINNKYVMLHGVNRHDNDHLKGRAVGMDRVEKDIVLMKQHNINSVRTAHYPNDPRFYELCDVYGLFVMGETDVETHGFANVGDLSRITNDPAWEHVFVERIERHIHAQKNHASIIMWSLGNESGYGCNIKSMYDAAKAIDDTRLVHYEEDRDAEVVDIISTMYSRAQLMNAFGEHPHNKPRIICEYAHAMGNGPGGLTEYQNVFYKHDSIQGHYVWEWCDHGILAKDENGTEFLKYGGDYGDYPNNYNFCMDGLVYSDQTPGPGLKEYKQVIAPVKIHAKDAANGIFTVDNKLWFSNLDDYTITAEIRAEGETLQSTTLKVEGLAENSSRDIEITLPELDGREAFINFTVRKDSRTLYSEANHDIAIYQVQLKENTEQLPVFSNSNAIALDITASRLDYVVKGLNFALTFSKVNGKLTSWLVNGEELIASSPKLNFFKPMVDNHKQEHEGLWEPAHLQIMQEHFRSIDLDASNGKATFTVTSIIAPPVFDFGMRCTYVYEINKEGQLNIQLSGERYGDYPHVIPVIGLDLGINNEFDQVQYYGRGPEENYQDSQQANMIDVYQTTVANMFENYPFPQNNGNRQHVRWASLANRHGSGLFVKPEQEINFSAWFYTSQNIHEAQHTIELEKSGYITLNLDHKLMGLGSNSWGSEVLDSYRVYMDKFQYALTLVPFQQGGCSPKTLANHTFTSNTAFTSKTTIEGGEK from the coding sequence GTGAACAATTGGGAAAACTTCTTCCGCCTTAATGAAAACAGAATGGCACCGCGTGCTTACTTTTTCTCATACGATTCAGTTCAGTCTGCAAAGACATTCCAACGTGAATTAAGCAGCCACTACCAGCTATTAAGTGGCCAATGGAATTTCAACTTCTTCACTAACCCACTGCTTGTGCCTGGCGAGTTTTACTCAGAGCACATGAGCGATTGGGGCAATATTACCGTTCCAAACATGTGGCAAATGGAAGGTCATGGCGATCTTCAATACACCGATGAAGGCTTCCCTTTCCCTATCGATGTTCCTTTTGTACCAAGTGACAACCCTACTGGCGCTTATCAACGAACCTTCACATTAGGCGAAACTTGGAACAACAAACAAACCATTATTAAATTTGATGGCGTAGAAACTTACTTTGAAGTTTACGTAAACGGTAGCTACGTTGGTTTTAGTAAAGGCAGCCGCTTAACTGCTGAATTTGATATCTCTGAATTTGCACAACAAGGTGAAAACCTGCTTTCTGTTCGTGTAATGCAATGGGCTGATTCAACTTACATTGAAGACCAAGACATGTGGTGGACTGGCGGTATCTTCCGTGATGTTTACCTCGTTGGTAAAGAGCAAGTTCATATTCAAGACATTACCATTCGCACTGATTTTGATGCAAATTACCAAAGTGCGACATTATCTTGTAAAGCAGAGTTAGAAAACCTAACAAGTAGCTCAGTCTCTAATTATTCACTTGATTATGCACTATTTGATGGTAAGACTGTCGTTTCTGAAGGTATCGTAAATTCACTCTCTTTTGATGCAAACCATAATGTAGATATCAAAATTGATATGGAAAATCCAACGCATTGGACAGCTGAAAACCCTTACCTATACCAATTGGTACTTACACTTAAAGATGAAAGCGGAAAAACACTAGAAATCATTCCAAGCCGTGTTGGTTTCCGTGACATTAAAGTGCGCGATGGTCTGTTCTACATCAACAACAAATACGTCATGCTTCATGGTGTAAACCGTCACGATAACGACCATTTAAAAGGTCGCGCTGTCGGTATGGATCGTGTTGAGAAAGACATCGTTTTGATGAAGCAACACAACATTAACTCAGTACGTACTGCTCACTATCCTAATGATCCACGCTTTTATGAACTGTGTGATGTATACGGTCTGTTTGTTATGGGTGAAACCGATGTAGAAACGCACGGCTTTGCTAACGTTGGAGATTTAAGCCGCATTACCAATGATCCTGCCTGGGAGCATGTATTTGTTGAGCGTATTGAACGCCATATTCACGCTCAGAAAAACCACGCATCAATCATCATGTGGTCGCTAGGTAACGAATCTGGCTACGGCTGTAATATCAAATCTATGTATGATGCAGCAAAAGCAATTGATGACACTCGTCTGGTTCATTATGAAGAAGACCGTGATGCTGAAGTGGTTGATATCATCAGTACCATGTACTCACGCGCTCAACTAATGAATGCCTTTGGTGAGCATCCTCATAATAAACCACGCATCATTTGTGAATACGCACACGCAATGGGTAACGGCCCAGGTGGATTAACTGAATACCAAAACGTGTTCTACAAACATGACTCTATTCAAGGTCATTATGTTTGGGAATGGTGTGATCACGGCATCCTAGCTAAAGATGAAAACGGCACTGAGTTCTTAAAATATGGTGGCGATTACGGCGATTATCCAAACAACTACAACTTCTGCATGGATGGTTTGGTTTACTCAGATCAAACTCCAGGGCCTGGCTTAAAAGAATACAAGCAAGTTATCGCACCGGTTAAGATCCACGCTAAAGACGCAGCAAACGGCATTTTCACTGTTGATAACAAGCTGTGGTTCTCAAACCTTGATGACTACACCATTACTGCAGAGATCCGTGCTGAAGGCGAAACACTGCAAAGCACAACGCTAAAAGTAGAAGGCTTAGCTGAAAACTCAAGCCGTGACATTGAAATCACATTACCAGAGCTAGATGGTCGTGAAGCCTTCATTAACTTCACGGTTCGTAAAGATTCTCGCACTCTGTATAGCGAAGCGAATCACGACATTGCGATTTACCAAGTTCAATTAAAAGAAAACACAGAGCAACTTCCAGTGTTCTCTAACAGTAATGCAATCGCACTTGATATCACGGCATCTCGTTTAGATTATGTAGTGAAAGGGTTGAACTTTGCGCTTACTTTCTCAAAAGTGAACGGTAAATTAACCTCATGGTTAGTGAATGGCGAAGAGCTAATTGCAAGCTCACCTAAGCTGAATTTCTTCAAACCGATGGTGGATAACCATAAGCAAGAGCATGAAGGTCTGTGGGAGCCTGCGCATCTTCAAATCATGCAAGAGCACTTCCGCTCTATCGACCTTGATGCATCAAATGGTAAAGCCACTTTCACGGTAACCAGCATTATTGCGCCACCTGTGTTTGATTTTGGTATGCGTTGTACTTACGTTTATGAAATCAATAAAGAAGGCCAGTTAAACATTCAGTTATCTGGTGAACGTTACGGTGATTACCCTCATGTTATCCCTGTGATTGGTTTAGATCTTGGCATCAATAATGAGTTTGACCAAGTTCAATACTACGGTCGTGGCCCAGAAGAGAACTATCAAGACAGCCAACAAGCAAACATGATTGATGTATACCAAACAACAGTAGCGAATATGTTTGAGAACTACCCGTTCCCACAAAATAACGGTAATCGTCAGCACGTTCGTTGGGCATCGTTAGCTAATCGTCACGGTTCTGGTCTATTTGTTAAGCCTGAGCAAGAGATTAACTTTAGCGCTTGGTTCTACACGAGCCAAAACATTCATGAAGCACAGCACACGATTGAGCTTGAGAAGAGTGGTTACATCACACTTAACCTTGACCATAAACTAATGGGCTTAGGTTCAAACTCTTGGGGCTCAGAGGTGTTGGATTCATACCGTGTTTACATGGATAAATTCCAATACGCACTGACTTTGGTTCCATTTCAACAAGGTGGCTGTTCACCAAAAACATTGGCGAATCACACATTTACCTCAAACACAGCATTCACTTCAAAAACAACAATTGAAGGCGGAGAAAAGTAA
- the ebgR gene encoding HTH-type transcriptional regulator EbgR — protein MATLKEIANEAEVSLATVSRVLNEDPTLSVKEETRRRIFEIAEKLEYKTSSTRKLASALPQAAKEQLHFLALYNYKQETEVNDPYYLAIRHGIETQCDKFDITLTNSYESSLEIKNPNVDGILLVGRQSKAQLKAIQKISKNIVYIDYTDHEQNFDSVDIDLARISKEVINYFINQGYDRIGFIGGQDDIDCSDIREEVFAEYGQLKGVVSESDLYRGDFSSSSGYKLAKAMLETDHANALFIASDSIAIGVLRAIHEKGLRIPEDIALISVNDIPTAKFTFPSLSTVRIHSELMGSQGVNLLLERRRDERVIPVRVYIPSKLRLRDTTKK, from the coding sequence ATGGCAACGTTAAAGGAAATAGCCAACGAAGCTGAAGTTTCATTGGCGACGGTATCTCGTGTATTAAATGAAGATCCAACGCTAAGTGTAAAAGAAGAAACTAGACGACGTATTTTTGAAATTGCTGAAAAGCTTGAGTACAAAACCAGTTCAACGCGTAAACTGGCCAGTGCCTTACCTCAAGCAGCAAAAGAACAATTACACTTTCTAGCTTTATATAATTATAAGCAAGAAACTGAAGTTAATGATCCTTACTACCTTGCGATTCGACACGGTATCGAGACTCAGTGTGATAAATTTGATATCACGTTGACCAATAGCTATGAAAGCAGTCTTGAGATTAAAAACCCGAATGTCGATGGTATTTTACTCGTCGGTCGTCAAAGTAAAGCTCAATTAAAAGCGATTCAAAAGATCAGTAAAAACATTGTTTATATTGATTATACCGATCACGAACAAAACTTTGATTCTGTTGATATTGATCTTGCGCGTATCAGTAAGGAAGTCATCAACTACTTTATCAATCAAGGTTACGATCGTATTGGTTTTATTGGTGGTCAAGATGATATTGATTGTTCTGATATCCGTGAAGAAGTGTTTGCGGAATACGGTCAATTAAAAGGCGTAGTCTCTGAATCTGACCTTTACCGTGGTGATTTCTCAAGTTCATCAGGTTATAAACTGGCTAAAGCAATGCTAGAAACCGATCACGCAAATGCTCTGTTTATTGCTTCTGACTCCATTGCTATTGGTGTATTGCGTGCTATCCATGAAAAAGGCTTACGCATTCCAGAAGACATTGCTTTAATCAGTGTTAATGACATACCAACCGCTAAGTTTACCTTCCCTTCTCTCTCTACCGTTCGTATTCATTCAGAACTGATGGGAAGCCAAGGCGTTAATTTATTACTTGAGCGCCGTCGTGATGAACGAGTCATCCCTGTTCGAGTTTACATCCCAAGTAAATTACGTTTACGTGATACGACTAAAAAGTAA
- the galE gene encoding UDP-glucose 4-epimerase yields the protein MKVLVTGGIGYIGSHTCIQLIEAGIEPIILDNLGNSKVAVLDRIEALTQVRPVFYQGDIRDEAFLDSIFAEHSISSVIHFAGLKAVGESVAKPLEYYDNNVNGSLVLARSMRKANVKSIVFSSSATVYGDPAVVPITENSPTGATTNPYGRSKYMVEECFSDLFDAENDWSITLLRYFNPVGAHPSGTMGEDPQGIPNNLMPFIAQVAVGRRESLSVFGNDYPTPDGTGVRDYIHVMDLADGHIAALKAVGEKSGLHIYNLGTGKGSSVLEMVEAFAQASGKPVPYTLCPRRVGDIAECWASTEKAEKELGWKATRNVMEMSADTWRWQSNNPKGY from the coding sequence GTGAAAGTATTAGTAACTGGCGGAATAGGCTACATCGGTAGTCATACATGTATTCAACTGATTGAAGCAGGTATTGAACCTATTATTTTGGATAACTTGGGAAACAGCAAAGTCGCAGTGCTTGATCGCATAGAAGCGTTAACTCAAGTTCGTCCTGTTTTTTATCAGGGAGACATTCGTGATGAAGCCTTTCTAGATAGTATTTTTGCTGAGCATTCTATTTCATCGGTGATCCACTTTGCAGGCTTAAAAGCAGTGGGTGAGTCAGTTGCAAAACCGCTAGAGTATTACGACAACAACGTCAATGGCTCATTAGTTTTAGCTCGTTCAATGCGAAAAGCAAATGTAAAAAGTATCGTATTTAGCTCATCAGCAACCGTATATGGTGATCCTGCTGTTGTTCCTATTACTGAAAACTCACCAACAGGTGCAACAACCAATCCTTATGGCCGTAGTAAATATATGGTTGAAGAGTGTTTCTCTGATCTGTTTGATGCAGAAAATGATTGGAGCATTACCTTACTTCGCTATTTCAACCCAGTAGGCGCGCATCCATCAGGCACGATGGGAGAAGATCCACAAGGCATTCCAAATAACTTAATGCCATTTATCGCTCAAGTTGCTGTTGGTCGTCGTGAATCATTGTCTGTATTTGGGAATGATTATCCAACACCAGATGGTACAGGCGTTCGTGATTATATTCATGTGATGGATTTAGCTGATGGACACATTGCCGCATTAAAAGCCGTGGGTGAAAAATCAGGTCTTCATATTTATAACTTAGGCACGGGTAAAGGCTCAAGCGTTTTAGAAATGGTTGAGGCATTTGCACAAGCTTCAGGTAAGCCAGTTCCTTATACCTTATGTCCACGTCGTGTGGGTGACATTGCAGAATGTTGGGCAAGCACAGAAA